ATTTTGCAATTCTATTTATCAACTTGAAGAATTTATAGATATTATGAATCCAAATTTTGACGAATTATTAGCCGATATGCCCTGTGACCGTATATAATATTTCCAAAAAAAATTTTAAATTAACGATAGAATATGATGGAACTAACTATAGCGGTTGGCAAAGGCAAAAAAATGACACTACAATTCAAGGGGAAATAGAAAAGGCTGTATTTATTATTACAAAACAAGCTATTACCCTCATTGGTTCTGGGAGGACTGATGCAGGTGTTCATGCAATTGGACAAACAGCTAATTTTATTTGCGAAACAAGGCTTAATTCAAATGACTTTATTAGAGCTCTTAACTGCCTTTTGCCTAATGACATAGTAATTAAAAACTGCGAAGAAGTTTCTCTTTCTTTTCATGCAAGGTTTAATGTAAAAAATAAAACTTATTTGTATAGGCTTATTAATAGGCCTTATCCATCAGCTATTGGTAGAAACTATTGCTGGAGCATAACAAAAAAAATTAATATTGATTTAATGAATAAAGCTGGTGCCTATATTTTGGGAAGCCATGACTTTAAATCCTTTGAAGGTTCAGGAAGTCCAAGGCTAAGCACAATCCGTAATGTTTTACAGTCAGAATTTATTCAGCATGATGAAGAGCTTATTGAGTATAGAATAAAAGCGAACGGTTTTTTGAGATACATGGTAAGAAATATAGTTGGAAGTCTTGTTTATATAGGACTTGATAGAATAAGCACTGATGAATTTAAAAATATCCTCGAATCTAAAGATAGAAAAAAAGCTCCTCCTACTGCTCCGCCTCAAGGACTTTATCTCTTTAATGTTGAGTATTAGTAGATTTTATCAACCGGAGTGTTCATTAGACTAATAAGTGCAAATTCTAATGGAAGGTCAAATTAAATTTTATGCATCTCCGATCTGATCATATATAACATTATACCCATTATTTTATCAATCTGTTGAATATAATATTCTTTACTGTCAATATAAAGCACTTTTTCAAGTTTTAAAAACCTCCAGTTGCTTCCAGTTGTAACTATTCCAAATATATTGTCAATTTTATTTTCTTTCTGTTCATTGAATATTCTTGACGCTATCATTTCTGCTCCGCATTGCCCAAGCCCCGATTTAATATTGTCATTCTTAGCTTCAACTATGGAAACAATAGGAGAATTAATATAAAGCTGTTCCTTTGAAA
This is a stretch of genomic DNA from Desulfobacterales bacterium. It encodes these proteins:
- the truA gene encoding tRNA pseudouridine(38-40) synthase TruA; this encodes MSKKNFKLTIEYDGTNYSGWQRQKNDTTIQGEIEKAVFIITKQAITLIGSGRTDAGVHAIGQTANFICETRLNSNDFIRALNCLLPNDIVIKNCEEVSLSFHARFNVKNKTYLYRLINRPYPSAIGRNYCWSITKKINIDLMNKAGAYILGSHDFKSFEGSGSPRLSTIRNVLQSEFIQHDEELIEYRIKANGFLRYMVRNIVGSLVYIGLDRISTDEFKNILESKDRKKAPPTAPPQGLYLFNVEY